The sequence below is a genomic window from Microbulbifer hydrolyticus.
CCAGCACATCGTAAGGCTCGCGTGCGTTCAACTCCTGCACCTGGCGCTGCTCGGCGCCGCTATCGATCCTGGCCACGATTTCCTCGAGGCTCATACGGCCCTGGCCGAAATGTTCACCATTCAGGTAGACCGCCGGTACTGCCATGATCTGACGCGCGTCGACTTCTTCCTGAAACAGGGCACCGTCAATCATCTCGTGGGTGATGTTCGGGTTCAGGTTCGCCATCAGGTTCAGTGCCTGAACCACGTCCGGACAGTTCTGGCACGACAGTGAGATATAGGTTTCAAAATGGAATTCACCCTCAATGTTGCGGATCTGCTCAAGCAGTTCCGGGTCCGCCTTGGATGGGTGGCCACCGGCCTGCAACAGGGCGAGTACCAGGGAGGTGAATTCGTGGCCCATGGGTATACCCGCAAAGCTGACGCGCGGGGTTTTACCGGCGGGGGCAATAGCCATGCTCGGGGTGCGCTTGCGGTCTTCCTGTTTGAGGTCAATCTTGTCTGACAGCCCCGCAATTTCGTTGGCGAGGCTGTTCAGCTCAGCACCTTTGGCGCTGCTGTTGGCGGACACACTGATCTCGATCGGATTGATGATATTTTGCAGATAGGTGTCCAGTTGTTTCTTTACGTTTGCGTCCAACATCGGTGTGTCCTGGTATTCGGTAATTCGTGGTTTTGTGAAGTCCTGTGGCGGTGCTGCTGACGGGTGCAGCCTTGCGAAACACGCCGTGAACCCATCCATGGGGGCTCTTCCGCGAGGTCCCTCTCGCGGAAGGTTTCGCAAGGCTGCCCCCGTCATCAGCACCTTCTCGGGTGTTTCAGTACTTCGTATGAACGAAGTAGTACTTAGATTTTGCCTACCAGGTCGAGAGAGGGAGCGAGGGTTTCATCACCTTCTTTCCACTTGGCCGGGCACACTTCACCCGGGTGGGCAGCAACGTACTGGGCGGCCTTAATCTTGCGCAGCAGGTCCTGGGCATCGCGGCCGATACCGCCGGCGTTGATCTCCACGATCTGGATCTTGCCTTCCGGATCGATCACGAAAGTACCGCGGTCTGCGATGCCTTCTTCTTCGATCATTACCCCGAAGTTGCGGGTGATGGTGCCGGTGGGGTCGCCGATCATCGGGAACTGGATCTTGCCGATGGTCTCGGAAGTGTCGTGCCACGCCTTGTGGGTGAAGTGGGTGTCAGTCGATACGGAGTAGATCTCAACCCCCAGCTTCTGGAACTCGGCGTAGTTGTCGGCCAGATCGCCCAGCTCGGTGGGACACACGAAGGTGAAGTCCGCCGGGTAGAAGAACACTACAGACCACTTGCCCTTGAGGTCCGCGTCGCTGACGTCAAAGAAGTCGCCGGACTGGTAGGCCTTGGCGTTGAAGGGTTTGATTTCGCTGTTGATGTAGTTAGCCATGGTATTTCCTTGTCTCCTGAGATTGAGTCTGCCCCGTGTTTGGGGCGTGGGTGATCGGGAATGAGGTAAATACTATTAGCTGAGAATCATTGATTGAAATTATTGATATCTATGGCTCTGATTGCTATGGGCAATGATATTTGTCTGTCTGATAGTTTCCTGGTCATCAGTTGTGATGTCTTCCGGCAATAAAAAAGCGGGCCCGAGGGCCCGCTTAAGGTTTGAGACGTTGTGTCAGTCTGTTATCAGACCAGCTTGCGTCTTCTCAGCAGTCCGGCCGCTGCCAGCAGGGCCAGCAGGTAGTACACGGAACCACCTTTTTTCTTCTTTTTCTCCGGCTCAGGCTGAGGCTCAGGTGTCACCGGAGTTTCAGCCGCGTTTACGGTAACAGTGACTTCCGCTTGTGAAGTCATCGCGCCATCACTGACAGAAACGGTGAAGGTGTGTTCGCCTTCGCCCAGGCCACTGACAGTCGGTGTGGCACTGTCCGCACCGTCGATGGTGCCCGGGCCGCTCCAGCTAAAGGTCAGTGCATCGCCGTCGGCGTCAGAGCTTGCGCTTGCATCAAGCTTCGCGCTTTCGCCTTCGGTGATGGTGACATCGCCGGCAACAGCCGCTACGGGCGCATCGCTGGCCGGGTTTACAGTTAACATGAAGGTCACGCTGCTGTAGTCCGAGGCAACGTTGTTGTCCCGCACGGTGACGGTAACTTCGGTCTCACCGGAGAAGTTTGCTTCCGGAGTGATGTCGAAGGTGGAACCGGCATCGTGGCCGTGGATGGTCGCAGAGATGTGTGCGCCGCTGACTTCGATGGTGTTGGGCACCGGGTCCGCGTCCACATACATTACCTGGATGCCTTCGAGGGTTTCATCCTCGTTCACTACCTGATCGGCGATACCAGCAACAGAGATATTGCCATTGACCACAATCTCCTGAGTGGAGGATTTGGCATCGGCAAATTCCATTGCGTTGTCCAGGCTGACCACCAGGGTTTGGCCGGCGGCGGACTCGTTCACACGAGCCTGGAACTTCACCTGCATGGCACTCTGCTCGGGACCTGAGTAGTCGTAACAGATCACCAGGTCATCGTGCAGGGTCTCGTCGAGGTTGTCGAAAGCGACGTTTTCTTTGCGGTAGCCGTTCATGGGGCCGGCAGATGTCAGGAAACCTTCACCCTGTTCGATACCAATAGCGCCGTCGGTCAGATCGCCGCTCAGGTTGTCGTAGGCCATAACGATTTCATGCATGCCTTCGCTGAAGTCGATGCCATTGCGCATGATTACCTGGAAGTCCACTTCGGTACCGGTTTCCTGATCGACGATATTGTCGTACTCGAGGAATACCAGGTCGCCGAGGTCGGGACGTTCTTCGGCATACTGGTTGGCGATGGTCAGGCCGCGCACTTCATCCGGGGAGTTGTAGTAATCCGCAGTGAAGTTGCCGCGCCAGAAGGGCATCACACCGGACATGACAAAGCCGGTGCCCGCTGGGCGGTGCCAGTTCCACATCCACCAGTTCTCGTCCATATGCAGGAGGCCGTTCGGCAGGATGTTGACGAAACCTTTGTGCGGCAGGCCGAACAGAGGAATTTCCGCATCTTCTTTCCAGAACAGCCACTCGGTAGATACCTGGGCGACAGTGCGCCAGTCGGCACCACCTTCCCACAGGCCGGGTAGCGGGCGGATATTGAACTCCAGCAGGTCAATGTATTTACCGTCGGAGTACTCGTCGATCATCGGCGTGTGACACATCTGATCAGTGGCGTTGGTGGTTACCACATAATCGCGCGGCAAATCGCGGGTAGTCGGCTGCAGGCCAGCGAGGCTGATCAGGCCGTTTTCGGTTGCCAGGTTCTCAATGTTGGAGGATGAGTTTACGGAACCTTCTACCAGCGTCAGACCTTCCGGCAGAGACGCCTTGATGTCGTAGCTGCGATCGGCGGATTCCAGGTTCTGACGGACATCGAGGGTAAAGTCGAGAACGTCGCCCGGTTTGGCGGTCTTCTGGCTGATTTCCAGGTTGACCTCGTCCTTGCCGCGTTCAACACGTACCGCGGAAAGACCGATACTGCCCGGCGCACCGGTGACACCCAGGTCGAATGCACCGTAGTACACATCGCCCTGCGTCGCTTCCGGCAGGTCCCAGTCCAGCATGATGTCCACGGCGCTGCCGCCGGTATTGGAATCCGGGGTGGTGATGGTCATGTTTTCCGTGTTGGAGTTGGAACCAATCACGGCATAACCGCCGGTTACCTTGCCTGCTAGGTGAGGAGAAATACCGTGACCGGCTGCTGAAGAGTTGTGAATCACCGCCCAGTAGGTGCCGGGTTCCGGGTTGTTAATCACACAGAAGTTGTTGACGCCCGGGTGGAAGGACGTACACACCAGTTCCTCCTGGTACTCCTCGGTGCTCTCGAAGTCAGCGCCGTTACCATTGCGATCGATGCCGAGCATCACCGATGGATTGCGATCCAGATCTTCAGGATTGACTGCATCGTAATCGTAGGCCTCGACCACCAGCTGCTTGGTGTCTTCGGGCACATCGATCAGCATCCAGCCCCAACCGCGGTCTTCGCCCATGTTGCCAGGGGAGACGTAGATGTTGCCACGGCCCAGATCAAATTCATGCACGGTTGCCTTGGTCAGGCCATACTCGCGCACTTCAAATGAACCGGTTTCCGGCAGCTCCAGACCACCAACAATTTCGCGGCCCTGTTCGCGGTGGATTTCCATTGCTACCTGATCGGGCAGCGCACCGCGATTGAACGCGGCAACTACCGGAAGGTGGCTGCGCGGCGAGGCACCACTGGTTTCGGTCAAAATTACATCGCCAAAGAACCAGAGCTTGTCCGTGTCAACCGATGGCAGGTCTTCGAACGGCGTCTGAGACACGGCGTCGAACATATCTGCCAGCTCCACGGTGACCATGATGGTCTGCTCTTCGCCGGCACGCAGCGAAAACTGCTCCGGGCTGACCTTCACTTTGGCATCGGAGTTGTACTTGTCCTCGGCAGTCGCGTTCCAGGTGCCATCTTTCGTGGCTTTCAAGGTGCGGATCCAGGAACAGGTTTCCCTGCAGTCCTTGTTTACCATCGAAGGTGTGTTCAACCACTCGACTCGGCCGCCTTCGGAGGGGTTGGCTGCGACGTAGTTGTCGATGGTTTCATTCATTACCAGGCCAGCTTCTGCCGCCGCGGCAATGTTGAGGCTGCCAGCACCCTGACGGAAGGAGTTGGTCAGGGGGATCTTGCGACCGTAGTTGTCAGCGCCGTGCGCCTCTCCTGCGGTCAGCATCAGTGCGGACTGGATTTCCGCAGGGGTCCACTCCGGATGTGCCTGTTTCACCAGGGTCATGGCGCCAGCAACCTGCGGAGAGGCCATGGAGGTGCCGCTCATAAAGGTCCAGTCGCTGGGGAATGGCATGTTGGTGAAGGGCTGGTCGTCCGCATTGGCCGCATAGACATCAACACCGGGTGCCGCAATCGCAGGTACCAGGTAGTTGGTGTTGGTAATGCTGGGGCCCGCAGAGCTGAACGGGGCCATGATATTACCCGCTTCAGGGTCTGTACCGTAGGTGGTGACACCCGCGGTGATCTCGGCCATGTTGACCGCGTCCTGGTTGGCATTCAGCCATCCGTACAGGTTCGAACGGGCGCTGGCATCGATGTGGATACCGGGAATGACATAAGCATCTGCGACCAGGTTATCGCTGTAGCTCACGTTGCCGAGTACAAAACCTTCAGCGCCACCAGCGGCAACGTTTTCGGCTTTTGCGACCCGCGCAACCTCACCGCGGTCACACAGTACGATTACCGGCTGTGTGCTCTCGTCGACATCGAGGGTGTCCGGGTCATCCGCAAAATCAAACGTGCCCGCCGGGAACGGCTGTTCACACAACTTTGAATCCATGGTGGAGTTCGGGTTTGCGTAATGGCCGGCATAAACAATACGTCCAGCAATGCCATCGGAGTAACTGACCCCTTCAAAGGTTTTGCCATTCACCCGCCAGGTCTGGTTGGTGCCACCGGTAAAGTTGCCGATGGTTTTTTCCGCTTCCCGCAGTACCCGGTCATGGGTGAGGGCGCCGACCGAAGTCAGCCACGGCGAAGTGTGGTCTGTAGACCAGTAGGAACCGTAGTTCCCGGCAGCAACGGCGACAGAGATACCCGCTTCACGGGCAGACAGGAACGCCAGTTCCATCGGGTCTTCCCACGGGAAGGATTCAGCCCCACCAATGGAGAAGTTGATGACATCAACACCGTCGGCGATCGCGTCGTCGATGGCGGCGAGGATGGCTTCTTCCGGGCAGCCGGCAAACTCATCGCCTGCACTACCGGCATAACATACCTGATAGGAGATGATGTTGGCATGCGGAGCGATGCCGGACGTCTTCGGAAAGTTGAACGGCAGATCGATACCGTCGGAAGTGGTAACGTTTTCCGGTGCCTGCAAAGGCGTATCCATCACCACGTTACCGCCTGCGGTGCTGGCGGTATGGGAGCCGTGTCCGTTGTAATCCTCGCCATTGGTGGGGCGACGGTTGGAGGACGGCGTCCAGTATTTGTAGGCGTCGGTAATCACCGAGTAGGAGTGAACGCCGATCAGCTTGTCATTACACAGTGAGGCATTTTCGACACAGTCACCCACGTAAACACCTTCACCCAGCGGGTTGGTGTGTTCGTAGCCATCGCCGCCGACTTCGGCAAAGGCGACGTGATCGGTATTGATACCGGTATCGATGATACCGAGGATCATACCTTCACCCTGGTAGGGGACGCCGCTGGTTACCGTGCCATCGTGTACCTTGTCGGCGCCGAGGAATTCAACCGAACGGTCTGAATGCAGGTCGAAAATACGGGATGGGGTAATGCGTTTTACGCCCGGCATTTCAGCCATACGCATCGCCTGGTCCTGGGTCATGCGTACTGCCATGCCGTTGGTGGCCATGGTGAACTGCTTCTGCACTTCAAAGCGAATGCCTTTCGCTTTCGCTTTACCCATCAGGTCAGACTGTGTACGACTGAGCTGGTCACGGTATTGCTGTACTGCGCGGCTATTTTTCAGGTCTTTGAAATTGCCAGTCGGGTTGGAACGCATACCGCTCTGCAGCTGACGAATATCGTTGCTGTAATTTACAACCGGTTCGTCGCTCAACTGCACGATGTAGGTAACATCGCCGGAGACATTTTCCTGTGGCTCAAAGACGGGGCTTTTGCTGCCGTCGCGCACCTGGTTGGTGCCGGGTTGTCTGTTCTCGTAGATGCTTCCCTGGAGATTTATCGTACCTTCTTCCACCTGACCCTGGATCATGTCCATTGTCAGCTTGGATGCGTGAAGCCCCGTACGATATCCCGAACCCGAGTCTATCGCGGCGGCGCCACCGGCTACATACAGCGCGGTGACACTGGCGATAAGACACTTCGAGAAGCGTGCCTTATTGGCATTAGTCATAGTTATTTATCCTTATTTGGCGGATTGCCGCCCATGCCTCGCAAGCCTTGGGTAAAAACTGCCGGCTGGAGCAATCCGCTATTTACCACTAAGTAAAAGGCGCGATTTTTATCGCTACCTGTTTTATATCGGAATTGGCGGCCGTGGAATATGGCGCCAGCCTGTGCACTGGTAACGGTTTGTAACACCCGCTTTTGTTTTTTTAGCAATGCTATTTATGTCATTTTTGACAGGTTGGGATTTTGTGAGGGTGTTGGCAAACGGTGTGCTATGCACAGTTTTCGTGAATTGTGTTCAGCGCCCAGTCACCGCTTTTTCGGTACAAAAAACAGCCTTTCAGGTGCGATTGACGAACGGGGCTTTTGTACTGTTTACGGATTCACCCAGACCGGTAGGGGGGCGCATGTTACTGGCGTGAGGAGGGCTGTCTGTCGGGGGCGTTGGTTAAAACAGCGTATTGACGATCATTCCCGGAACCAGCCCGGTGATGACAATGGCGATCAGTACCACCAGGCCATCGTGGGCAATCATGGCGAGCGCGAACGTTGCCAGAGCCAGGCCGGCGATGGTGGCGGAGAAGGGCACCACTTCCATCAATGGCAAAAACAGGGCGATAGCGCAGCAGACCAGCGCGATCACAAAGCTGCCAACGCGCGAGACCAGTATCTCAAGGCGTGGGCTGAGCCACCGGTCGAGTACCGCCGCGGGCTTTTTCAACCAGTGCAGGGCAAGGAGGAGTTTGCGCTGGGGGATCGAGCGCTGAAGAAGCCAGCCGGGCAGCCAGAAATGCGTGCGAAAGGCGAGCATTTGTATCGACACCAGCAAAACCAGTATTGCCATAAGCGTCGGAACCCCCGGGAGACCGGACAGGGGCGAGAACAGCACCAGCCCGGCGAGCAGCAGTATGGGTGCGAAAGAGCGAAGCCCGACCCGTTGCATCACCATTTCCAGTGACACGCGATCGCGCTTGCGTGCCAACGTTTCAAGCTGATACAGCAACTGTGTGAGGCTGGTGATTTCCTCTGGCATGGAGGTTTTGCCGAATTCCTTATGGGTTACAGTGTGGTTTGGAGGGGGCGAGATTACTCCGAGGCCAACCGTCCTCACGCTATCCGGGACTTTCTGCATCTCCAAGCGTAGATGCCAGCAGAGTGCATAGGAACGAGGAGGACTAGCATTGGCATTTTTCGCGCCTTGGTCTAGGCTTGATACACGATCTCGACCTGCCTGTTGGCAGCTTGTTCGACCAAAAAGATAACGCTATTGAAATTGCTATCCTGGTGGCGCTCCCACTGACATCACCGTCGACGAAAATGTAAGCCCGCGCTGGTATATCTGTACCCGTGGCCAGCCCACTAGTCTTCGCTTACCCCCGAGACCAAGGACATCGCTATGAAACTCGCCATTCTTTCCCGCGGTCCCAACTGTTACAGCACGCTCCGGTTCAAGGAGGCCGCCATCAGTCGCGGGCATGAGGTAAACGTGCTGGACACGCTCAAGTTTGCCATCGACCTGGAGCGGGGCGCGCCGGATCTGTATTACCGGCAAAAGGATATTGATGACTTCGATGCGGTGTTGCCGCGTATAGGCGCTTCGATAACCTATTACGGTACCGCCGTAGTGCGACAGTTTCAGGAAATGGATGTCTTTTGCGCGAATACGGCGCACGGTATCAACAACTCCCGCGACAAACTTCGCAGCCTGCAATTGCTGAGCCGACATCATGTGGGGATTCCGCGCACGACGTTCGTGCACAGTAAAAAAGATGTGTTGCCGGCAATCGAGCGCGTTGGTGGGGCGCCGGTCGTGGTCAAGCTGAATGAGGGCACCCAGGGTATCGGTGTGTTGCTGGCGGAAACGGTCAAGCAGGCGGAGGCCATCATCGAGCTTCTGCAGGCACAGAAGCAGAATGTCCTGATCCAGAAATTTGTTGCCGAGAGCAAGGGTAAGGATATACGGGCATTCGTGGTGGGTGATCGCGTGGTTGCGGCAATGCGCAGGGTGGCCCAGGGACAGGAGTTCCGCAGCAATGTGCACCGCGGTGGTATTGCCGAGCCTGTGGAACTGCCACAGGAGTATATCGACACCGCCGTGCGCGCGACCCAGATCATGGGGCTTCAGGTAGCCGGTGTTGATATGCTGGAAAGCAGTACCGGGCCGCAGATTATGGAAGTAAATTCTTCGCCGGGCCTCGAGGGAATCGAGACCTGTACCGGCCTGGATGTGGCCGGGGCGGTGATCGAATACATTGCGGCGCAGGTAGATTTCCCTGAAATTGACGTACGCCAGCGACTGACCGTGAGCAAGGGCTACGGTGTCAGTGAAATCTATATCCCCGAAGGGTCAAAGTTTGTCGGCCGCACGATCACCGAGACCCGCCTGAGCGAACACGATATCAATGTGCTTACCCTGTACCGTGGCGCCAAGATTATCCCCAACCCCCGGTACGAGCGTGTGCTCGAGCCCAACGACAAGCTGCTGTGCTTTGGCAAACTGGAAGCCATGCGCGGCATGATCCCGGCGAAAACCCGCCGCAGACGTCAGCCGGAGATTGCTAACCTGGACCCTGATGCGGTCGCCGCGGTGGTCGCCGACGTTACGGATTAGCTGAGGACCTGACCGTCATGGACGGTCAGGTGCTATCTCCTTCGTGCTCCGTGTTATTTTCAAGTCGCAGGTGCCACTCGAGTACAAATACGGTCAGCGATGGCAACATGGTGAGGGTAACCAGTGTGGCGCCGATAATACCGGTCATGACGATCACGCCCACGCCGCGGTAGAGTTCGGTGCCTGCACCGGGCAGAAACACCAGCGGTGCCAGGCCGCAAATGGTGGTGATGGTGGATATCGCAATGGGCCGCAGCCGTGAACTCACCGCTTCCTGCACCGCGTCGACCGCGCGCATGGCTTCTTCCTGCACATTGCTGATGGCCCGGTGCACAATCAGGATCGGGTTGTTGACCACGGTACCCATCAGGATCAGAAACCCCAGCATCGAAATCATATCGAACGGCTGGTGCACACCTTCCATGCCCATGGCGCGCAGCAGGGCCCCCACAAGATTGAGCAGCGCGAGCCCGGCTATACCGCCGGCGATGCCGAGCGGAATGGTGGTCATTATCAGCAGTGGGTATCCCCAGTGGGCAAAGATGGCCACCATCAGCAGGTACACAATCGCCAGCGCCACTACATAGTTGCTGCCGAGCGCGGCGCGGGTGGCGTCCAGCTGATCCGCGGCGCCAGAGATACCCATGGAGACCCCCAGCGGTACCTGTCCCTGGTCTTTCAGATACTGCACCAGATCTTTTTTCACACGCTCGACACCGGTTTCCAGGGCTACCGAGCGCGGGGGGATAATGTCCAGGGTAACCGTGCGGCGTCCGTCCACACGGCGTACCGTGGCAGTATCCACGGTCTCCTCAATACGGGCGAGGTCAGATAGTGGCAACACTGCACCGGCCGGGGTGTAGACGAATATCTGCTCCAGGGTCTCGACGGAGGCATCGGGGCCGTGGCGGTTGTAGAGGTAGATATCAATCTTGTCGTCATCCAGGAAAAACTCATTCACGAAGGCGCCGTCGGTCAGTGCGGCCACCGCAAAGCCAATGTCTTCGGCACTCATGCCCACTTCCGCAGCACGATCCCAGTCCGGCTTTACCTCCAGAAGTGGCTGCGCCAGCGACAGGCTGGAAGGGCGCGTCTGGATATTGGGATTTTCGAAAATTTCTCCGGCGCGGCTGTAAGCGGCCCGCGCCATCCGATACAGGTCGGCGAGGTGGGCTCCGGAAATATCCAGGGTCACACTGCGGGTGCCGCCATCGTTACTGCTGATAATGGAGCCCCGGGTGGCGAACGCGCGCATGCCCGGATAGCTCTCGTACTTTGCGACAATTGCCTGCATCAGCTCATCAATCTGGCGCGGGTCCCTGGTTTCGGAAATGATCCGTAAACTCTGTGGTGAGACCCGCAGGTTGAGGTATTTCATTGCCGGTACCGGGGTCTTGCCAGCGGCGAAATCCTCGGGCATGTCGTCGACGTAGGGCAGGAAGTATGCCTGCAACTCATCGGCAATCTTTTCCATGGTCGCCAGGTTATAGCCCGGCGGCGCGTTCATAATGGCAAACGTCTTGGCTTCTTCCCCTTCGGGCAGATACTCCGCCGGTGGTGTGAGCAGCAATACGATCGCGAGGCTGCTGAGGAAGGTGGTGACGATGCAGTACAGGCGCCGCCTCGGGGATGCCAGCAGCCAGTCGATACGGTCAATCACCGCGTGGCGCAGGCGACTGTGCTCCAGCTTTTCATTCGTGGTGCCATCGAAACGCAGCCGCGCACTGGCGGTGGGAATAACCGTGATGGCGACCAGCATGGAAACCAGAATGGACGCGGAAACCGCGATGGCGATATCGGAATAGAGCTGGCCCGCTTCCTCGACGATAAATACCACCGGCAGGAACACCATGACCGTGGTCAGGGTGGATGCCAGTACCGCCGGCCACACTTTTTTGACCCCGCTGATCGCTGCCTGCAAGCGGTCGAGCCCCCGACGGCGCTCCAGCTCGATGCTTTCGAGTACCACGATGCTGTTGTCGAGGGTCATGCCGATGGAAAACGCTACCCCGGCCAGGGAGATCACGTTGATGGTGCGACCGGCCACCAGCAGGCCGATAAACGCGGCAATGGTACAGATGGGAATGCCGACCACGCCCAGCGCGGTTGCCCGCAAAGAACGCAGGAACCAGTACATGATGGCGGTGGCGAGCAGGGCGCCCAGCAGCAGGTTCTTCCACACATTGAATACAGACGCTTCCACATAGCCGACGTCGTCGGCGGTGAGCTCCATACGCATGCCCTGGGGTTCGAGCAGCTCGCTGTTGATGAGTTTGACCTCTCGCAGCATCGCCCGCTTGATGTCGATGACATTGGAACCGCTCTCGCGGCGCACCGACAGGCTGATTACCGGCAGTCCGTTCACATAGGAATTGCTGCGGATCTTGAAATGGTCCAGCTGGATATCGGCAACCTCACCGAGCCGCACGATGCTGTCGCCGTCCCGCCGCAGGATCAGCGCGCGCAGTTGCTCCAGGTCCTGAAAGCGCCCCAATGTTCGCAGAAGATAGCGGCGTTTGCCGCTTTCGACTTCGCCCCCGGAAATATCGCGGTTGCGCTGGCTGATGGCCCGACGCACATCCGCGAGCGCGAGGTTTTGCTCGGCGAGACGCTCCGGTAGCAGCCGGATCTGGATCTGGCGCTCGGCACCGCCGTACACATCCACCTGTGCCACCCCCGGTACCCCGGACATACGCGGCCGCACATTGTCTTCCACGAAATCCCGCATCATATCCATGTCGAGGCTGCGTGGATTATCCGGCAGGGGGGATATGCGGAAATACATAAACGCATTGGCCGAGAACGAGGTTGCATACACCCGTGGTTCATCCACATTCTCGGGGTAGGAAGGCACCTGGGTGAGCGCGTTGTTGACGCGGATCAGCGTCTCGGTGATATCGACGCCAAAGGGAAACTCCAGCTCGATCTCCGCGCGACCGAGGTCCGCGGTCGATTGCAATTCCTGCAGATAGGGGATGTTGCGCAGGTATTCTTCCTGCTCGATCAGGATTTCTTTTTCGATATCCTGGGGGGTGGCACCCGGCCAGTCGGTGCGGATGGAAATTGTGCGCACTTCCAGGTCGGG
It includes:
- the ahpC gene encoding alkyl hydroperoxide reductase subunit C; amino-acid sequence: MANYINSEIKPFNAKAYQSGDFFDVSDADLKGKWSVVFFYPADFTFVCPTELGDLADNYAEFQKLGVEIYSVSTDTHFTHKAWHDTSETIGKIQFPMIGDPTGTITRNFGVMIEEEGIADRGTFVIDPEGKIQIVEINAGGIGRDAQDLLRKIKAAQYVAAHPGEVCPAKWKEGDETLAPSLDLVGKI
- a CDS encoding S8 family serine peptidase, encoding MTNANKARFSKCLIASVTALYVAGGAAAIDSGSGYRTGLHASKLTMDMIQGQVEEGTINLQGSIYENRQPGTNQVRDGSKSPVFEPQENVSGDVTYIVQLSDEPVVNYSNDIRQLQSGMRSNPTGNFKDLKNSRAVQQYRDQLSRTQSDLMGKAKAKGIRFEVQKQFTMATNGMAVRMTQDQAMRMAEMPGVKRITPSRIFDLHSDRSVEFLGADKVHDGTVTSGVPYQGEGMILGIIDTGINTDHVAFAEVGGDGYEHTNPLGEGVYVGDCVENASLCNDKLIGVHSYSVITDAYKYWTPSSNRRPTNGEDYNGHGSHTASTAGGNVVMDTPLQAPENVTTSDGIDLPFNFPKTSGIAPHANIISYQVCYAGSAGDEFAGCPEEAILAAIDDAIADGVDVINFSIGGAESFPWEDPMELAFLSAREAGISVAVAAGNYGSYWSTDHTSPWLTSVGALTHDRVLREAEKTIGNFTGGTNQTWRVNGKTFEGVSYSDGIAGRIVYAGHYANPNSTMDSKLCEQPFPAGTFDFADDPDTLDVDESTQPVIVLCDRGEVARVAKAENVAAGGAEGFVLGNVSYSDNLVADAYVIPGIHIDASARSNLYGWLNANQDAVNMAEITAGVTTYGTDPEAGNIMAPFSSAGPSITNTNYLVPAIAAPGVDVYAANADDQPFTNMPFPSDWTFMSGTSMASPQVAGAMTLVKQAHPEWTPAEIQSALMLTAGEAHGADNYGRKIPLTNSFRQGAGSLNIAAAAEAGLVMNETIDNYVAANPSEGGRVEWLNTPSMVNKDCRETCSWIRTLKATKDGTWNATAEDKYNSDAKVKVSPEQFSLRAGEEQTIMVTVELADMFDAVSQTPFEDLPSVDTDKLWFFGDVILTETSGASPRSHLPVVAAFNRGALPDQVAMEIHREQGREIVGGLELPETGSFEVREYGLTKATVHEFDLGRGNIYVSPGNMGEDRGWGWMLIDVPEDTKQLVVEAYDYDAVNPEDLDRNPSVMLGIDRNGNGADFESTEEYQEELVCTSFHPGVNNFCVINNPEPGTYWAVIHNSSAAGHGISPHLAGKVTGGYAVIGSNSNTENMTITTPDSNTGGSAVDIMLDWDLPEATQGDVYYGAFDLGVTGAPGSIGLSAVRVERGKDEVNLEISQKTAKPGDVLDFTLDVRQNLESADRSYDIKASLPEGLTLVEGSVNSSSNIENLATENGLISLAGLQPTTRDLPRDYVVTTNATDQMCHTPMIDEYSDGKYIDLLEFNIRPLPGLWEGGADWRTVAQVSTEWLFWKEDAEIPLFGLPHKGFVNILPNGLLHMDENWWMWNWHRPAGTGFVMSGVMPFWRGNFTADYYNSPDEVRGLTIANQYAEERPDLGDLVFLEYDNIVDQETGTEVDFQVIMRNGIDFSEGMHEIVMAYDNLSGDLTDGAIGIEQGEGFLTSAGPMNGYRKENVAFDNLDETLHDDLVICYDYSGPEQSAMQVKFQARVNESAAGQTLVVSLDNAMEFADAKSSTQEIVVNGNISVAGIADQVVNEDETLEGIQVMYVDADPVPNTIEVSGAHISATIHGHDAGSTFDITPEANFSGETEVTVTVRDNNVASDYSSVTFMLTVNPASDAPVAAVAGDVTITEGESAKLDASASSDADGDALTFSWSGPGTIDGADSATPTVSGLGEGEHTFTVSVSDGAMTSQAEVTVTVNAAETPVTPEPQPEPEKKKKKGGSVYYLLALLAAAGLLRRRKLV
- a CDS encoding exopolysaccharide biosynthesis protein, encoding MPEEITSLTQLLYQLETLARKRDRVSLEMVMQRVGLRSFAPILLLAGLVLFSPLSGLPGVPTLMAILVLLVSIQMLAFRTHFWLPGWLLQRSIPQRKLLLALHWLKKPAAVLDRWLSPRLEILVSRVGSFVIALVCCAIALFLPLMEVVPFSATIAGLALATFALAMIAHDGLVVLIAIVITGLVPGMIVNTLF
- a CDS encoding cation:proton antiporter regulatory subunit is translated as MSKGYGVSEIYIPEGSKFVGRTITETRLSEHDINVLTLYRGAKIIPNPRYERVLEPNDKLLCFGKLEAMRGMIPAKTRRRRQPEIANLDPDAVAAVVADVTD